Part of the Sandaracinaceae bacterium genome is shown below.
TGCACCTCCGCCTCGTCGAGCTCGAGGATGTAGGCGATGGCCGCGGCCGAGAACGCGCTGTGCGCGCCGCTGCGCCAGACCATGCGCCCCAGGCGCGGCTCGTAGGTCAGCCCGTCCCACTGGTGCGAGGGCATGATGGGCCCGCCCATGTGCGTGGTGTACTGGCCGTCGCGGAATTCGGTGTGCTCGCGCGCCCAGCCGACGAACGCGTCGATCCGCTCCATGGTCTCGGCGTCCGGGGTGTCGCCGCCGTCGCGCCAGCGCCGGACCGCGAAGTGGCCGGCCTTGTAGGGGCCGACGTTGCCGCCGACGGGGTAGAAGAGCATCTGCCAGGTGTTGGAGGCGAGGTGGTACTCCCAGACGTCGTTCGCGCGGTAGGTGCCGTGGCTGCCGCCTGCGTAGAGCGCGGTGTGGCGCTCGGGGGCGAAGACCATCGCGTTCGAGAAGTCGCGGCCGGGCGGCCCCTTCTGGCTGTCGTACCCGGTGAAGCCCATGTTGTTCACCGTGGTCTCGGGCATGCGCATGGCGGTCCGCGCCGGGATGGCCGCGAGGCGCGCGACGAGCTCCGGGTCGTCCGGGTAGACGCCCTCCGCCGCGGGCGCCGGGGCGCAGGACCCGGGCTCGAAGCCGCCGTCGACGGCCGGGGCTTCGGCGTCGGCCACCGACGCGTCCGGCGCCGGGGCGCGGGCGTCGGTCGCGGGCGAGCTCGCGTCCTCGGAGACGGCCGTCGCGTCGCAGGCGGCGAGCCCCGTCGCGGCGAGCCAGGTCGCGGCGAGGGCGGCCACGAGGCGAGCGGCGGGCGCGGAGGTCAGACGGGTCATGAGACGAGCCTGGCCTCGCTCGCCCCCCGACGCGATTACCCAGGCTGCGCGAGTCGAGTTCAGCGCCAGTGATGCGGGGCGAAGTCGCCGGCGAGGTAGTGCCAGTAGATCTCGCGCCAGGTGTAGAGACGCTCCGCGGTCGGGGTCCCGCCCTGGTAGCCGCGCCGGTCGTAGCTGCCGCCCGTGTGCGCGCGGTTGTCGAAGGTCAGGCCGTCGATGGTGAAGAACATCGGCTGCTCGGACGCGTCCGCGATGCCGTGCTCGGCCGCGAAGTCGTCGGCGACGTGATCGTCGTTCGCGTCCACGGGGCGCTCGGCGGACGCGAGCGGCGGGAGCGTTCCGTCGAACACGCCGGTGACGCCGACGCGGTCGAGGTACTCCTGCACGAAGCGCGCGTCGACCGGGTCGCGGGCCCACGGGAAGGCGCCGAGGTGGGGGAGCATCTCGTCGAGGCTCGCGGCGGGCGCGATGAGGTCGCCCCGCAGATCCGTCTCCTCGTAGGGCGCGTCGCGGAGGAACTCGTCGAGGTTGGCCTGCTCGACCTGTCCCTCGGGAAAGAGGTTGTCGGAGAGGTAGACGTGACCCTCCGACGGCGTGCCCCCGCCGAGGCTCTCGCCGCGGAGGAAGCCGCTCGCGTACGGCGCCTCCTGCTCGGTGCTCAGCGTCCAGACGTTGCCGCTCGCGCGCACGATGCCGCCGAGGGCCACGCTCATCGCGCCGCGCGCGTTGTGCACGATGTTGTTGAGGCTCTCGAACTGCTGCGAGCCGTCCGGGATGTCGTCGGGGTAGTTCGCGAGCGGGTTGCGCTCGTTGTTCGAGACCCAGAGGTTCCGATAGAAGGTCGCGCTGTGGGCGCCCTTGTAGAGAAGTGAGCCGCGCGTGGACTCGCCCAGGATCGACGCCTGCACCGTGAAGTCGTGCGCCACCTCGTCCGGGTGGCCGCTCGCGCTGTGGGCGTCGCCCGAGAACGAGATGTTCATCTCGCTCTCGTCCGGAGGGGAGCTGGGCCAGGCGAAGGAGCAGTGGTCGACGATGACGTTCGTCAGCTCGCGCTCGCGGCGCCGCGCGATGATCCGCAGGTTCGAGACGACCGCGCTGCCGCGGAAGCGCATGTGCCGCCAGACGCCCTCCCCGGCCCGGCTCTCGATGCCGCCCGTGTCGCTGAAGACGGCGACGCCCTGCCCCGGCGCGGTCTGCCCGAGCACCGTGTAGTGGTCGTCGCGGATGTAGATGGTCTCGCCGAAGTCGATGTTGCCCGCGACCTCGAACACGATGACGCGCGGGCCGCTGGCCGTGAGCGCCGCGCGGAGCGAGCCGGGGCCGTCGGCGTTCGTGTTGGTGACGGCGATGACGTCGCCGCCGCGGCCGCCGACCGTGTAGCGCGCGTACCCGTGCGCGGTCGGGAACGCCTTGCGCTCGCCGAGCACGATGGCGTCCTCCATCCCGCCGTCGGCCGCCGCGTCCGGGGCCACCTGCGCGTCGTCCGGGGCGGCGTCGGCGCGCGCGGCGTCGGGCGCGGAGCCGTCGAGTCCGCCGCCGTCGCTCGGCTCGGGGCCGCCGTCGCAGTGGACGCACAGCAGCAGCGCCGACGAGAGCGCCGCGGTTCGAGCCAGATGGGAGAGGTGGCGTGAGGTGTGGGTCGAGGGCACGCCACAGCATGCCGGACGCGTCGGCGCGGCTCCGCTTCGCGAATCGTACGGTGTGCAGCCCCGCGTCCGGGGGCGTCCCGCCCCCTGCCCGGGCCGGTGGGGGAGTTTTGCCCCCGTTCTGGGCTCGCCGAAGCCCCGTCCCGGGCGTCGAGGGCTGGCACGCAGCGTGCTCTAGAGGACTCCGAGAAAGACGCCGGGCCGGAGCCTGGCTGGAGAAGAAGATGACCCGCACTCGTTTCGCTTCGACGCTCGCCCTCGGCACCTTCCTCCTCGTCGGCTGCGGCTCCAGCGCCCAGAACCTCGAGGCGCAGAACGGCGGCGACGGGCTCACCGGCAGCGACCAGCGCGGTCGGCGCGCGAGCGCCGGCAACGACGGCGACCTCGCCTCCCGCGGCGGAGACTGCCGCACCGAGGCCGTCTACTTCGCCTACGACTCGAGCGAGCTCGACGCGCGCGCCCGCTCCGCCATCGAGAGCAACGCGAACTGCGTGCAGCGCCGCACCGGGCAGGCCGCCGTCACCGGCATGACCGACCCGCGCGGCACCGAAGAGTACAACCTGGCGCTCGGCGACCGCCGCGCCCGCACCGTGACCCAGTACATGGGCAACCTCGGCGTCGAGGGCAGCCGCATGCAGGTCCACTCGGTGGGCGAGGAGTACGCCTCCGGCGAGGAGGAGTCCGGCTGGAGCCGTGACCGCCGCGCCGACATCGAGCTCCGCTGACCTCCCACTCCCTGGTTCTTCGTTCTCTCCCAACTCCAACAACCATCACCCACCCCGGGTGCTCGCTTCGCCCGCGAGCACCCGGGGCTCTCTTGCGTCTACCCTCGCCCCATGTGGTCGCCCTTCGTTGCCAGCGCGTCGGTCGCCGCGACGCTCCTCCTCGCCGCCGGCTGCGGCGCGCCCGCGACCGAGGTGCGCTGGCCCGCTTCGCCCGAGGGCGTGAGCATGGCCGGTGAGCTGAGCGCGACCGCCCGCACCCAGGGCGGCGCGACGCCGCTCGCCCCGACCGGCTTGCCCCTCGACGGGGAAGACCTCCCCCCGGACGCGCCCGGCATCCACGCGCGCTCGTTCGTGTTCGACGGGATGTGGGTGGCGGAGGTGGTGCTGGGCGACGCGCCGCCCGACGCCGAGCTGCCGCTGGTCGTGATGTTCCACGGCCGCGGCGACCGCCCGCGCATCCCCGGCGGCCCCTTCGGCCGCGTGCCCACCCCCATCCGCGTGCTGATCCCTCGCGGACCGCTCGCGCTGGGCAGCGGCTACGCGTGGGCCCGCTTCAGCGTGACCCAGAACCGACACGACGAGCTGGCGGCGGACCTCGTCGCCATCGCGCGCCGAATGGCCCGCCTCATTCGCCACGTGGAGCGCACGAGGCCCACCGCGGGCACCCCGATCGTGACCGGCTTCTCGCAGGGCGCGATGGTCAGCTGGACGCTCTCCGTGCGACACCCCGACGTGGCGGGCCTGGTGATCCCGATGGCCGGCTGGGTGCCGCCCGCCGCGCGCCCGAGCCCGCTCCCCGCGCAGCCCCCCGTGCGTGCGATGCACGGGACGGCGGACCCCATCGTCCGGATCGATCCCACGCGCGAGTGGGTCCAGCAGCAGCGCGACGCGGGCGTCGACCTGACCTGGCTCGAGCTCGAGGGGGTGGCGCACGTCGTGACCCCCGAGATGAACGCGCAGTTCGAGGCGTGGCTCGAGGAGGCCTGCCATCAGCGCGCGCCCGGGCTCACCGGCGGGCTGGGGGAGCCGGGCGCGGACCCGGAGCCGCTCGAGCCCTACGAGCCGCCCATCGAGGTGCTCGAAGAGGAGGCCGTGCCCGCTCCGCTGCCCGAAGAGGCGGAGGAGGTCGCCGAGGAGCCGGTGGTTTCAGAAGAGGCCGACCCGCTCGAGGCGGCCGAAGACGGCGGCGCGCAGAGCGAAGCCGACGCGCGCGAGGACGCCTCGAGCGACGACGGAACGGATGGCGAGACGAGCGGAGACGACACTGGCGAGGGCGACGACCACGCAGGCGACGACCGTGCGGGCCACGAACACGCAAGCGACGACCGTGCGGGCCACGAACACGCAGGCCACGAACACGCAGGCGACGACCACGCAGGCGACGACCACGCGGGCGACGACCATGCGGGCGACGACCGCGCCGACGACGGCGACCAAGCAGGCGACGGAGCCACGACCGACGGGGCGGCGACGGACTGACCGCTCCGGGCTCAGTACAGCGAAGCGGTGATGCTCGACTCGCAGGCCGTCCCGCCAGAGTCGCAGCTCGTGCTCGTGGGTGAGAAGTCCGCGACCCGCGGATCCGCGTGCATGAACGTCAGCCAGTATCGCCCCGGCGAGACGCGGCAGCTGCCGGCGGCGCCCGTGTTGAAGGTGATGCTGCTCTCGTAGAGGCTGCCGCGGCAGGCCCGCGCGTAGACGTCGGCCGCCTCCGGATCGAGCGGGCGCACGTCTCCCGGGCACGGGCTCAAGCTCACGAAGACGTTGCCCCGGCGCGGCATCCCGTAGCCGATCGACGACGCGGGGACGGCCCCGGTGGCCAGGATGTTCAGCGAGCGGTCGGCCGGGAGGTCGATCGGGATCGTGATGTACATGCCCGCCGACTGCGGCGACGCGTAGTCCCGCGAGATCGTCCACGCGCCGACCGGCATCCCGAAAGACGGCGTGTCGGGGAACGCGCGCCCGTCGAAGACCTCCGCCCAGCTCCGCTCGTACTCGGTGAAG
Proteins encoded:
- a CDS encoding OmpA family protein, with product MTRTRFASTLALGTFLLVGCGSSAQNLEAQNGGDGLTGSDQRGRRASAGNDGDLASRGGDCRTEAVYFAYDSSELDARARSAIESNANCVQRRTGQAAVTGMTDPRGTEEYNLALGDRRARTVTQYMGNLGVEGSRMQVHSVGEEYASGEEESGWSRDRRADIELR